The following nucleotide sequence is from Labilibaculum sp. DW002.
CCTGAGCCCTGCGAATAGCCTCAAACGCCTCTTTTCCAGTATGCCTTCGATTCATCAAAATCAAATCTTCATCATGAAAAGACTGAATTCCAACACTAAGTCGGTTTACAGGAGTATTTTGCAAAGCTCTTAAATAAGTTTCGCTTAAATCATCTGGATTAGCTTCTAAGGTAATTTCAGCATCCGAGTCAATAGTAAAGTATTTGGCCACTTCATCAATCAAAGATTCAATTTCATGTGGCTGATAAATAGAAGGTGTTCCGCCACCAAAGTAAATAGTAGCAACCGATTCCTCACCCAAATAATCTTTTCTGTATTTTAATTCCTTTTTAAAACACTCCAACATCTCTTCTTTTGCCTGTAAAGAGATACTCTTGTGAAAAGCACAGTAGTGGCAAAGTTGCTTGCAAAATGGAATGTGAAAATATACTCCCGACATATCTATCTATTTTTCTGCAAGGTAAATTCATTTCGTTTATTTTCCTTCCAGAAAGAAAAATAAATAAATTCTTTCTATCTTTTACTATTCACACTTTAAGACAAATTTGATTAAAGGTGCAACAGTTTCCTTCTTTAATCGTCTTTTCTTTAAACAACCTAAGCTTAAAGTGTAATTAAAAGTGACTGATATGAAATTAATTCGAAAAATAAGTTCAACATTATTACTTGTATTCATCAGCTTCTTATTCGTGCTACCTGCACAGGCAGATGGGATAAAAGGAAATGGAAATGTACAATCTGAAGAGAGAGAAGTAAGCAGTTTTGAAACCATTAAAGTAAATGGAGCTTTTACAATTTACCTTTCACAAGATGATGATTACAGCCTTAAGGTAGTTGCAGATGAAAATTTATTAGACATCATTAAAACCAAAGTAAAAGGTGATGTTCTTTACATCTCAACCGAGAAAAGCATCTACAAATCGAAAGAAATGAAATTGTATATCGGCTTTAAACACCTTAGCGGATTAAAAGCCAACGGTGCTATTTCTTTAAAAAGTGATCAAATGCTTCGTTTTGATGAACTCGATATAGAAATTAATGGTGCTTCTACAGCAGAATTACAACTTACTGCGAATCGATTATCGATTGATAACAGCGGTGCATCTACCATTAAATTAGCAGGTAAGTGTGAAGAAGTTTCTATCGATATTTCGGGTGCTGGAAGTGTTAGTGCATACGATTTGGTAGCCAAAAAAGGGAGTATCGATATAAGTGGAGTTGGCAGCGGAAAAGTTTGTGTAAAAGATGATCTTAGAGTAAATATTTCGGGCATTGGATCGGTAAAATACAAAGGAGAACCTAAAATTACCAGTGACATTTCTTTCCTTGGAAGTTTGAAAAAGTACTAATAAATGAAATTATATAATTAAGTAAAAGGGATCATTTAGATCCCTTTTTTTTATAGCCT
It contains:
- a CDS encoding head GIN domain-containing protein — its product is MKLIRKISSTLLLVFISFLFVLPAQADGIKGNGNVQSEEREVSSFETIKVNGAFTIYLSQDDDYSLKVVADENLLDIIKTKVKGDVLYISTEKSIYKSKEMKLYIGFKHLSGLKANGAISLKSDQMLRFDELDIEINGASTAELQLTANRLSIDNSGASTIKLAGKCEEVSIDISGAGSVSAYDLVAKKGSIDISGVGSGKVCVKDDLRVNISGIGSVKYKGEPKITSDISFLGSLKKY